ggatctccgccaggagaaaccaatgggcttcctgagtcgatcggatgactcaggcgaacgccgagagataggtaaggatcagagggatgccccatgtgggccatgccgactccatcatgaacgacgagcgtggATCCTGGTCAAACATAtctgataggagctcctcaaaccccgtcactcgagtcatcaaggtaacattaccaaacccccactatttctttatatgaacattcattcatccatgcactcatTCATTCATTTGATACATtcaaaagcatcgcatatgcagttaaatgcatcataatgcaccatgttgcgtcacgaagcggtagttgcctcattcaacatgagcaacgaccgaccgaggttcaatggttggcccatgaagggctcaaggccgcctcacatcacatagagctaggggagaaaacgtagatgagccccgagtggccctcgcctagtctgccccaaagcagatagggttatctcaaccttctctttcaatcctaacctctagccaaacccacagaatctccatcgaggggaggctagcgggccacccaggtcggtctctggaacgaccaagacatctaccgggttgtaggttaaggagtagtggaacgccacatgagggctatgccgaccccgtcatgaacgatggacccagatttcacttgaacgtgcccattagcgagctcaccgagcgcgtcactcgagccatcgaggcaagcgacgttatcTCAGTccctctagttgtgagaaaccatggatggggtaacgcacaaaactcaaccaacccctaccaaagcccaacggggcttaggggctcaagacgcCCAACACCTCAGCTATGCCTGGGTctgtgactccgactcgcccgatcccacggcgtggccgacgcctagatccgtgactcAGACTCGCCTGATCCCCCAGTGTGCCCGACGCCTAGATCCATgagtccgtctcgcccgatccctcgactATCCATTGGGTACGCCCaatgcctcggctacgcccgagtccatgactccgactcgctcgatcccacggcacacccgatgcctagatccatgactctgactcaccgaATCCCCCGGTGCGCTCGACGCCTAGACCCATGAGTCCGTCTTGTCTGATCCCTTGGCACGCCCAACGCCTTGGTtagtgactctgactcgccttatccctagatccatgactctaatTCACCCGAACCCTTAGCACGCCCAACGCCCTGGTAGacgaaactccgtctcgcccagtCCCTCAGCCGCAACCAAACACCTAGGACCACGCTCCTAGAAACGATGGGCCAGAAACTAGAAAAGGGAGGCTACGCCCACCAAAAGTGCACACActcacgcccgctgacaaaaccccccaggcgattctgcccgaatcgcctaggggctcgggggctacacccgtgggtgcgctcatgcACACCCGCTGACGAAATAAAACTTCCCCCACTAGCAACACAAAAAACCCCAGATGataaccgcctgggggctcgggggctacacacgcgcacccaccgtcaagacaaaaatcctccaaacgattctacccgaaccacccgggggctcgggggctcctattgggtttataaacctagggtccctcatggaccagcttcacCAGCAAAGGCTTGGCACAACAGACGATGTTGCGAATGACGCACAACTCCTGGgacggcccaaatacctaaaaaataggccagaagggcgatcctatctccgaccagaaggcctcacTAAGGAGGAACAGCGCCCACTTCCGACTTTGGCCCGCCTCTCTAACCAGAAGGCTTagctaaggaggaacaacgctcgcttctaactccggcccgcctctctgaccggaaggcctggccaaacaccactttcgaactccgacccgtgtctccgaccggggacgcaccgaacccctgcttatagctcttctccgactggcgtagTTGGAGtcaactaggaccaaccgaccggggacgcccgctcggtgaggactaggaaataaacggagcaagtaaggcagggcgctcaagtcaaccgcaataccaaggaccgtaccatgtacacctgcaggacagtactgatagaacatgtcagaagagtgccctacaatcttccaggcatgtcagaacacaagcagtgttgtgggcgtcgacatttgccctacaatgttgtgggtgcccgcaaactcccataccagacaaacacggtaaaaccccttgcatgcctctaggcatcaacagtatagcagacactgacgtctgccataccagaagaagatgacgcaacctcccacatgaatctgacattaacagtgttatgagcgctgtgggggtattaacccctatacccttacagctaagcttgggctggcccgaatcaacgggttcagtccacccgaaagacgacgtgcggctcagtcaacctgatcggagttccgcacaaggaatcaagacggatttggcgaccaagcaggatcctggtcggttagaataggaatctttatccggccacatatggcaattgtaactgactaggattagtttccagatctgtaaccctgccccctggactatataaggcgggcaggggacccctctaaaaaacatctctcattgacatacagcaatacaaatcagacgcaggacgtaggtattacgccttcttggcggccgaacctggataaaacctcgtgtctgtcttgcgtcaccgtcttgtttggggctagcgcatctgtctgccgataatctactaccttgggcatacccctaggtagactgccgaccatatttcgtcgacagtggcgcgccaggtagggggtgtgcgtactgctctccaagcgaacaagatggtcgtcatctccggctccatggctacgcccaacagcctcacgttcaccgtcggccagatcacctggaccaccagctccgacgactccatcgccacgaccgcggaggaggcgtggattcagcctgcgccgatgactacttcacctgcatcggctacggctccgaccacggtgaacacggctccgaccacggcgaacacggctccgaccacggtgaacacggctctaaCCACGGTGAAtgcggctccgaccatgatggatctagctttgaccatggtacatctggctccgaccacgcctacagccacgccggcaacccgtcatccgcttccccactacagaggaaagcagatcgacgacaccgacctgctcgactccattgatcgggtcggcatcaaacttgctgaaaccctagctctagtaagtatgattcaaagccaacctaatgagcgggtaacagctccccacaacagatctatctgaCCAGCTCGGCCCGGTCGTCCTGCAcggcttggaacagatcttgtggtcgtatctactcctgaggggcgcttcgcTCATCGCTATCCGGccttcgcgatgggtctccgactctgcgagtatgaAGTCCCGAcgaagaaccaccaggtccagctctacggcctacgaaacgctgcctccagctacgcgtacaacctacaacgccgctcggatctatgtCCTATTCACcaatctcggccgaagccatgcaacatcgtcaacatggtccggatcgaagattatcaagaaggatccgtccacacagtccgagaaggggactccagctcctcatccggcatcgcatccaacgcatctgtccacaccgagcttcagcgtcacgaagatgaaggcgtcaaatacgatctggatctaccagaccatgccccgggtttcccccaatttctgtctttcccgccaagacgaggggatttgatccatgttgtcagcaacgacgagccgccagcagttagcgaaacagaacaagaaaagactgcacgcgaagcgcgcaatattgaccggtttaatcgccgccaaatcgaagctgaagcagaccaggaggcacgacgcataaggctccgaccacgtgacctcaacaatgctttcgacagggtgggggacaaacaagtcttcaagaccccaagcgccaacgtagccgtcgccatggcgacaatgcagcggttgcccaacactcccgagacccaagcagtccgtgacgacatacaagcttatctgacagctgctatggctcagactgcagagatgaatcaagcccaggctccatccgtttctgtcgaatcaagccacagccgccaatactcaagtcgctcacagccactcaaccaacgtggctcgcgcaataacgacccatcggacaaccgtaNNNNNNNNNNNNNNNNNNNNNNNNNNNNNNNNNNNNNNNNNNNNNNNNNNNNNNNNNNNNNNNNNNNNNNNNNNNNNNNNNNNNNNNNNNNNNNNNNNNNTTCGCATATGTTACTAATTACTTCAATTCCAGATTGGCAAGACACCAATTCAGTTCTGATATCTTCCATATTTAATAAGCGCCAACACAGCTTTGCATACTTACATTTAAAGAAGAGATGCCCACAATCCTTATCAAGCCTTTTACAAACTGGGCAGATGGTATCTAATTCTACACCACGCCTGGCCACATTTCTTCTATCAGGAAGGCTATTATGTGCCAGGCGAAGAAAATCTTGACCCATCGTGTGCGTCAGCAATGACTCGCCAGCCTAATCCGAACATGTCCCGGTGGGCTGGGCGGGTCTTCCAGTCCAGAGGGGATCACGTCGGCGACGGCGACCGGCGGGAGGCCAAAACGAGGCCGGCACGCCCCGGCGCCGGCGGCTCCCACGGTCCCGATCCAGGCCCGTTTCGTCGTGACTCGTGCGCTGTTCTGTTCGTGCCCGGTTTTTTATTCCGCTTCTATTCTGGTCTCCGAGCCGGTGAACCCATCACCACTCCACCAACTAAACTCCAACCCTGCCGCCGCGCGGCGCGTGCACGCCTGCACACTTGGTTGTACCGCCCGCGTACGACTCCGCCCACGCCACTCGACGCGACCGAGACAGCCAGCGCCCAGCAGCGAGAGTCCCAACTCCCTCCCAGACGCCGGCAGTCCGCGGCACAGCACAGCGAGCCAGTCAAACCGAGGCGGCGACGAACCGAGAGGACAGGACGCAGGCAGGGCGGCGCGGCGCGCCCGCGGGTGTGAATGCGGGCGGCGCGATCCCTGCCGCCGAGCGATCTGTGACGGCACGCTCAGCATGGGCGAGGCGACGGGCCACGGCGTCGACCTCTCGGGCGCCGAGATCCGCGGGGGCCTCGAGGATCGCAACCCGTCCATCTTCCTCCCGCGCCAGCCCGCCGCGTCGCCGCTCCTCGCCCTCGACATCGGAGGTACCTACCTCGGCGACGCCGCTTCTCGCCTGCAATTCCGTTCCGCCTATGTGTGTTTTGCTTGCTGCCTGCCTGCCTTCTTACGGAGCGGCGTTGGGATTCCTGGTGCTCGTATGGTAGGGACTCTGATCAAGCTGGTGTACACGGCGAGCTGCGGCGGCGGGGCCGACGGGGCGGACCTGCGCTTCGCCAAGTTCGAGAGGCGACGCCTCCAGGAGTGCTTCGACTTCATCCGGGCGGAGGGGCTCCTCGCCTGCAATGGCGGTACGTACGTCGCTGGCTACTGGTTTGGTTTTCATATCACGATACTGAGAGAGTTCCGTACTTCCGTGGTTTGTTGGTGGGGAGAAATGGGTAGGATAGGACAGCGAGATGCTTGGTGCCACTATGCCGGTCACTAATTCGTCAGGAGTTGGGATGTTCCTTGCCGCATTTAGAAATTTCCATTGTAGCAAAAGATCAGCTCTCAACGTATCTACTTTATATTCCCCTTGGGGGAAAAAAGGCAGTCTAAATTGACAACCACTCTACTCCGATACTCTGATAAATAGGTCCAGTAATTTCCTTTGTCAGCCAGGAGTGCCAAGGTGCTTGTAACGCCTGCGTTTCATTTCCTTTGTGCAAATTTTCAGTTACATGATATTGTTATATACTGCAAGTTAAATTTCAACTTTCTTGTTTGCTTACAAAAAAAGGCAATCTAAATCGTCAATTACTCTACTCCCGATATTCGGATAAATAGGTCCAGTAATTTCCTTTGTCAACCAGGGGTGCCAAGGTGCATTGCATGTAATGCCAGCATTTCATTTCCTTTGTGCAATTTTCAGCTACATGATATTGTTTTTTACTGCAAGTTAAATTACAACTTTCTTGTTTGTTTACATCATTGGTGCACTTTTTTAGTGCGGATTAAATTGTAATTTTGTATGTCAGGGACGAGGCCAGGCGGAGAAAACATGACCCTGAAGGTAACTTACTCTTTTGCTAATGTATTTATAACCAAAATGATAACAAATACATTAATTAGTTCAATGCAAGAAGAGTACATGTCCATATTTGGCAGTTATCGCATTTATTTGCAAGGTCGTTCTGGCATGTTTACCACTACTCCTTGCACAAACAAAGTATCAGCAAAATTCCCCTACAAACTTTGCTAGTTCCAACATGATGTGAATATATTTATACTCCTGTTTACATTTGATGCTAAATAATTGTTCAATTATTTTTCTCCACAGGCACTTTGTCACTGACAACTCTTACAAAGTTACAGAAATAATGTTTTCGTGTATAGTGTTACATAAATATTTGTTTAGTATATTAAAAGAAACAGAGTATAACTCTGTTTTTGTAGCTTTCAAAAACAGAGCTTTTGCCCAGCTCCCAAGTATGATATCTTATTGGTACTTTTAGTTATTGGAACTACCCTTTTCAAATCTGTCTTCTGGTGTCCCTAGTATTGTTCATCCAGAACAGAAGATTATTGGATGACATGTAcatgtttttctttttcaaaGAATTGAGAAAAGTATATGATAGATATCATGCACAGGCTACAGGCGGTGGAGCATATAAATTTGCTGATGATTTCCTGGAGAAACTAGGTGTTTGTCTTGACAAGCTCGATGAAATGGATAGTGTCGTTTCTGGAGCAAACTTTTTGTTGCAGGTCAGTGTCAGTCCTTAGCTGCTCGTCATATCACCCTATTTCACTGACAAATATCCTTGCATGTCTTGTATCACTGTtaatctactccctccgttccaaattataagtcgctttgacttttttggttcatccattttgctatatatctagacatattatttatttagatgcatagcaaaatatataaagggcgtacccagtgcagagagctctctgtgcggggtctggggaagggtgtcagtggcaagccttacccttgcctgtgcaatgcgaggagaccgtgactcgaacccgggaccttcaggtcacaggcggtaagactctaccgcttgcaccaggcccgcccttcatgcatagcaaaatgtatgtaccaaaaaaattaaagcgacttataatttggaacggagggagtattattttTAACTTTTCTCACTCACTATGTTAGATAGTGAACAAATCACAATTTATTCATTTATTGTGAGGAAGAGCATGTTTTTCCTTTTAACTGATGCTATATCTTGCAGAATATTCCTGGTGCAGCCTTCACACACATGAATGGACAGAGGAATCCAGTAGATGTTTCCCCGAACAATTTGTTTCCTTATCTTCTTGTCAACATTGGCTCAGGAGTTAGTATACTGAAGGTTGTACTTCTTCGCTGGGGTACTTTTTGAAAGTGCATTACAATGTAACTCATGTGACCATATGTTGTTAAGTATAATGTAGGTCACTGGAAATAGAAAGTTTGAAAGGGTAACTGGGACGCACATTGGTGGTGGTACCATGTTTGGTTTAGCAAAACTTTTAACAGGCTGTAAGAGGTAATATCTAACCTTCCGCATCATGCGACTTGTTTACTGTTTTTTCCATACTAATTTGTTACAATTCTCTTAGCTATGATGAATTCTTGCAATTAAGCCAGAAAGGGGACAACTTTGTTCTTGATCTAATTGTCAAGGATATATGTGGAGAGCTTGTCTGCCAGAAAGTTAGTCTTCATCCTTTTCTTGTTATACTTTAATTATAGAACATACCATTTCTCTCCTGTGACGCTGttgttatttttttcttttctggtatgatatgcatgcatgcatgcttgcatTTTATTGATTTGGCTTTTGGTGGGCTACTACTGCTTGTGTAGGACTGTAGGttcatttctttttttctttactgAGTGAATGTTGACTGCATCATGACTTAGGGTTACCCCCCCTGAAAACCTTACTTCGGATTCCATAACAACCTACAGAATTACAAATATTAAAATTGTTAGTGCTATACTTTTCTTGATCACTCACTTTTCTAGCACTACCAAATCAGTGTGACACTGTAACTGCTTGACACACGCTGTTTAATATTAAATGTTTGGTGACATCCACCCATCCATCTGGGTTGTGTTGTGCATGTGTAAGGTTTCTTGTATGGGTTCTCGCCCCATTTTTttccttaatataatgatacacagctctcatgcgtgttcgagaaaaaaaaattccatccatctgttatgaccggcatcccctACAGCCGTCGCAGTCCAGCTAGGGGCTAGGAGGGGAGCCGGCCATCAAAGGGCTATGGCCCATATAATTGTCGCAATTATAGTATTTCTAGAGGGTTATTTTATAATTATCGCTATTAGAGAGACATATAAATATCTGTAAGACTCTATTTGGGAAATTAAGCAGAAACAtattattgtttccggcttcctcagggagccgggagaaaccctagccgcctctactGTTCACGCGTGAACAGTGCCGTCGTTACTGTAGCTACGCGAGGGTTagggctgccgccgccgcccatcctcCACCACGGCGTCCAGCCGCCAGCAGCGAGGTTCCCAGCCTGCTCCACCTCTCCAGCCCCCTCGGCACAGCTGCTGGCCGCGGCTGCCTCCGACCCACGGCAGCCGCTGCTGGACGTCCTCCTCCAGCAGCACGCCGTCATCTTCACCGAACCCACGGGCCTTCCGCCGGCGCGAGCGTACGACCACCGCATCCACTTGCTACCGGGCACCGCGCCGGTGGCGGTGCGCCCTTACCGCTATCCCCAGCTACAGAAGGACGAGCTGGAGCGGCAGTGCGCGGCCATGCTCACCCAAGGGATCATCAGGCCGACCACTTCGCCTTTCTCGGCGCCCGTCTTTGCTGGTGCGCAAGGCGGACCAGTCGTGGCGCTTCTGCATTGACTACCGCGCCCTCAACGCTAAGACGTCCAAGGACAAGTTCCCGATTTCGGTGGTCGATGAGCTCCTCGATGAGCTCCATGGAGCTCGCTTTTTCACAAAGCTGGACCTCCGCTCTGGGTATCATCAGGTGCGGATGCACCCCGACGACAtcgccaagacggcgttccgcactcaCCATGGCCACTTCGAGTTTCTGGTGATGCCTTTCGGGCTTTCTAATGCCCCGGCCACCTTCCAGGCCCTGATGAACGATGTGCTTCGCGACTACCTCCGGAGGTTTGTGCTCGTCGTCTTCGATGATATCCTCATCTACAGCTCGTCGTGGGCCGAGCATCTGCAGCACATCAACATCGTCCTCAGCGCCCTGCGGACGCACCATCTCCACTTGAAGCGCTCCAAGTGCTCGTTTGGGGCGCCCTCCGTGACCTATCTTGGCCATGTCATCGCCGAGGGCGGTGTAGCAATGGACGCCGACAAGGTCGCCACGGTGGCGGCGTGGCCTCTACCTCGCTCGGCCCGGGGCCTTCGCGGCTTCTTGGGCTTGGTGGGATACTACAGGAAGTTCATCCGCGACTTCGGCATCATCGCGGCCCCGCTCACGCGTCTCTTGCGGCGAGACGCGTTCGTGTGGGACGACGACGCGACGACGGCTTTCGAGGCGCTCAAGCGCGCCTTGACGACGGGGCCCGTGCTTCAGATGCCGGATTTCGACGCACCCTTCGTGGTCGACTGCGATGCATCGGGCGCGGGGTTCGGCGCCGTCCTCCACCAGGGCGCGGGACCCCTCGCCTACTTCAGCAGGCCATTTGCAGCTCGCCACCTCAAGCTCGCCGCCTACGAACGCGAGCTCATCGGCTTGGTGCAAGCTGTGCGCCACTGGCGCCCGTATTTGTGGGGGCGCCCCTTCCGGGTTCGCACTGACCATTACAGTCTCAAATTTTTGCTTGATCAGCGTTTGTCTACCGTACCACAGCACCAATGGATCAGCAAACTTTTCGGCTTCGACTTCACGTTGGAATACCGCCCGGGCCGCCTCAACACCGTGGCGGACGCGCTGTCACGCCGCGACAGTGAGGGGGTGGCGCCTGTACCTTCGCCGGACGCGCTCGGGGCAGCGGTGGCTGTGTCCGGGCCCTCGTTTGCCCTCCtcgacgccatcaggcgcgctaCAGCCGCGGCGCCGGATGGCCAGCGGCTGCTGCAGCAGCTCCAGGCCGGGGAGCTCGCGGAGCCGTGGCGCCTGGACAGCggcctcctccttcacgggcCTCGCATCTTCGTGCCGGATCACGGGGACCTTCGCCACCAGGTCCTCCTCCTGgcccatgccgccggccatgagGGGACCCAGAAGACGCTGCACCGCCTCCGTGCCGAGTTCTACATTCCGCGGGACAGGGCACTGGTGCGAGACTTGGTGCGTTCCTGCACCACGTGCCAGCGCAACAAGACGGAGGCGTTGCAGCCAGCGGGACTGCTGCAGCCCCTCGACGTGCCCTCCCAAGTTTGGGCGGACATCTCGATCGACTTCATCGAGGGGCTGCCCAAAGTCGCCGGCAAGTCGGTTATACTCACCGTCGCCGACCGTTTCTCTAAGTACGCGCACTTCATCGCGCTCGGGCACCCCTACACGGCCGCGTCGGTCGCTCGTGCCTTCTTCGACGGCATTGTACGGCTCCACGGGTTCCCACTCTCCATCGTCAGCGACCGGGACCCCGTGTTCACCGGCCACGTGTGGCGGGACCTTTTCCAGATGGCGGGCGTCAAGCTCCGCATGAGCACCGCCTTTCACCCTCAGACGGACGGCCAGTCGGAGGTTGTCGGAGGTGGTCAACAAGGTGATTGCCATGTATTTGCGCTGTGTTACAGGTGACCGGCCTCGGGCATGGGTGGATTGGCTGTCGTGGGCGGAGTATTGCTACAATACTTCTTTCCATACCGCCCTCCGCGCTACGCCTTTCGAGGTCGTCTACGGCCGACCACCGCCGCCCATATTGCCGTACAAGCCGGGGACGACTCGCACCGAGGCCGCCGACGACATACTCTGCAGCCGCGATGAGATGCTCGCTGAGGTCCGTCAGCGGCTCCTTCAAGCCCAGCAGCTCTCCAAACGCTACTACGACGCCAACCACAGGGATGTGGAGTTCGATGTGGGGTCGTGGGTCTGGCTGCGTCTCCTTCACCGCACCACGCAGCAGTCCCTCGACCCTCGCTCCAAGCGCAAGTTGGGGCCGcgctgggcgggaccgtttcgcgTGCTTGAGCGCATCGGTTGCGTCGCCTACCGCCTCCAGCTGCCCGATGACGCCCGCATCCACGATGTTTTCCATGTGGGCCTCCTGAAGCAGCACCGCGGCGATccccccaccgccgccggcgTCCTACCACCGGCTTTGGATGGCCGGGTCCTGCCAGGTCCGGAACGCGCCCTGCGCGCTCAGCAGCGCCGGGGTGTTTGGAAGCTCTTGATCAAGTGGCGCGGTCTACCAGCAGATGATGCCACGTGGGAGTCACTCGAGGATTTCCGCGCCGAGCACCCCgatttccagctcgaggacgagctgtttttgcaggcggggagagatgttatgaccggcatcccctACAGCCGTCGCAGTCCAGCTAGGGGCTAGGAGGGGAGCCGGCCATCAAAGGGCTATGGCCCATATAATTGTCGCAATTATAGTATTTCTAGAGGGTTATTTTATAATTATCGCTATTAGAGAGACATATAAATATCTGTAAGACTCTATTTGGGAAATTAAGCAGAAACAtattattgtttccggcttcctcagggagccgggagaaaccctagccgcctctactGTTCACGCGTGAACAGTGCCGTCGTTACTGTAGCTACGCGCGGGTTAGGGctacagccgccgccgcccatcctcCACCACGGCGTCCAGCCGCCAGCAGCGAGGTTCCCAGCCTGCTCCACCTCCCTCTCACCCCTACAGACTCCGTGATCTACGCGGTAGGATCCGTAATCCTATCACCATCTGTGTTTTCTGATGGCTAGATTGATTTGCCTGTGCATTTGCATGTATGTGCTATATCTTATCCAATATTGTATGTTTGTTTTGTATATAAAGGAATACTTATCTTTAAATAATTAATATTTTACAGTTCATGTGTTAATATTTGACCATTCTTATGAAAAAAATGGTCATTTGGCATATCTTGTATTAACTGGACTCCTATTAGCTTTATAGGAGTTTTTTCTTGAGTTTACATAATCCTGGAGGTGGTAGGCTATGCTTTTAGTTTACGTAAGTCTATGTAATTTCTCTAATGACATCTAATGTTTTATGGTTTGTCTCTAATATCAACTAGAAAGGACACCAATTTCAGGAATGGCTGTGTTTAACCATTAGACATTTTTTGTTGTGTTTAAATTTATCTATCCTTTCACCGCTTATGATGGAGCATCAGTCCTCATGAATGGTTGATTCATCCTTTTCTTATATGTGCCAGCAAGGACTTTCAACATCAACTCTTGCTTCTAGCTTTGGGAAAGTTATTACTTCTGAGAAGAAGCTGACAGATTACAAGCCTGAAGACATTGCATCCACATTGTTGAGTGCCTTTACCTACAACATTGCGCAAGTGAGTTCCTTTTTTTTCTGCCTGTCTGCTTGTTATGAATTTAGACTTCTTACCCTGGAATGAGGAtattgtgtgtgtgtgagtgggGGGGTTGGGGACttgggggggggtggggggggggtggTGGTGGAAATTATGTTAGCTATTTGCATCTTGTGACACCCAGTATTCTTTATTGGAAAGAAATAATATAAATCTAGATGGTTCGGTAGAAAGATTCACATATGAACTAGTTTTGTAAATGGGCTCCaacaagataggagcactgtcAGTGACTGCTCAATATTGGGTTTCATCTATCTTTGTTGTTTTATATTATTGTTATCAACTCATGGTAGTTGTCCGTCAGATTGCTTTCCTTGTTGCATCACTTTTGGGCCTCCGAAGGGTCTTCTTCGGTGGATCATATATACGAGGACACAAAAGCACGATGGAAAATATTTCTTATGCAATTGATTTCTGGTAAGCATTTCTTGTGTATTTACATTTTGTCTGCAATTAATCTATGTTTATACATTTGTTAATATGAAAAGGAGAAAAAATAATGCTATATTTCAGTTCCTGTCTCTTAATCTCTAGCTTTATCAGTATGAACATTCtgtgttcaaaatttctttgggTAGGATTTCTTTTAGTCTATGGTGGCAAGAATCTAAGCATATCTGGTCTATCATTGATCAGGTCACAGAGCCAAATGCAAGCAGTATTTTTGCGACATGAAGGGTATTTGGGAGCACTTGGTGCCTTGATGAGTTATGGGGATCCCAGTGGTGAAAATCTTACCCTTGAGGAGAAGGTGAGTTTCAACAAAGATATTCTACGCACGCTTATCATTGGCCTACGCACATGAAATTCCAATCTCTTGCTCCTCAATATAGAAGGAAAATGCTTCTATCCACCAGTACAAACAAGTTCCGTGCATGCTAAAGTGAACCAACATTACAATCAAGGGTTTCTTTGATTGGTGGATGAGAGTTACCACTTTGTTCCCAGGGGAAGTGAAGCAAGGTTTGAATTCTCTAAGATGTGGATAATCGTAACAACTGTGTGTTCAACGGAGC
The nucleotide sequence above comes from Miscanthus floridulus cultivar M001 chromosome 18, ASM1932011v1, whole genome shotgun sequence. Encoded proteins:
- the LOC136520986 gene encoding pantothenate kinase 1-like, which encodes MGEATGHGVDLSGAEIRGGLEDRNPSIFLPRQPAASPLLALDIGGTLIKLVYTASCGGGADGADLRFAKFERRRLQECFDFIRAEGLLACNGGTRPGGENMTLKATGGGAYKFADDFLEKLGVCLDKLDEMDSVVSGANFLLQNIPGAAFTHMNGQRNPVDVSPNNLFPYLLVNIGSGVSILKVTGNRKFERVTGTHIGGGTMFGLAKLLTGCKSYDEFLQLSQKGDNFVLDLIVKDICGELVCQKQGLSTSTLASSFGKVITSEKKLTDYKPEDIASTLLSAFTYNIAQIAFLVASLLGLRRVFFGGSYIRGHKSTMENISYAIDFWSQSQMQAVFLRHEGYLGALGALMSYGDPSGENLTLEEKEPHHESAPVDGTSVDEENDSNIFPYLLVNIGSGVSMIEVIGKGKFERIIGSHLGGGTILGLARLLTGCSSYEEFLELSQRGNNLSVDLTVGDIYGGEGYPKVGLPASTTAASFGKVNSSKLSEYKVEDLAAALLNSFTYNIGQIAYFVANLSGLKRIFFRGAYVCGHEKTMDKISRSLKYWSKGEVQTTFLCHEGFLGTLGAFWSYENMGIDSLAAHEVIREVLLGAPYTGQFPSLPVTQQQENGEHSTLEGEVESLRHDNAMLKAEVERLQRENAELRAKLVRSGETSTL